TCTGTATAGACAAGTTAATAAATACAGAGTAAAGACAGAGAGTAGCTGGTAAATGTGACAGAATGTGATATTGTCAGCAGGTCGCCAGTCTAATTATAAAACTGGAGCAACCGAAGTCCCTTAAATCTCCTTTCAGGGGGAAAAGGCATGACCTGTTTGTGCAATAAAAGAACAGCttcaattgattttttttttttttttttaccctcaaaCAATCTGATCCTCAGCTGGGAGTCGTTTTGATATCATGGGTCAGAAATGGGAGAAGACTTCCATTCATAGATCTGTTTAAATGCAGCGTAAAGATTAACAAGCAGCTTTTATTACAAAAAGCCAGGGATTAATGTAGTTAGTCAATCATTGGGTAAACTAAACAGCCAAGGTAAATGGAGGGCATTTTTTCAAAATAGTGTCATTTCTACTTTATTATCCAGTCAGCTTTGTTTTCTAAGTAGAGAACGGTCCTGCAGAAGCCTCTCTTGTTCCCTGAAAGCTGCGTTTATTTTCTGGCTCCATGCACTGCAacaattcaactcaattcaattctatttataaagcggcaattcatgaaacatgtcatctcaaggcactttacaaagtcaaattcaattgtCACATGGACGACCTTGAGCGGTTGGGTTTTTGTTCAGTGAGACAGAGTCTTGAACCAGAGTCAGGTGGAGAACAGCAGCAGTTTATTTTTCCACTCAGCATCCACACAACACTGTCCTTCACAGCTGACACTGCAGTCTTAAATAGTCCCAGCTGTGACGGACCAAACCATATTAAATTGACAGGGGAATCTCTTAATCAATCTCCAccaatttacataaaatacattttattaaataccatacttctatttactttttataaatatttttccattttatcattACACCTTAAAtaaacaccacaaaaaaaacccaacaattcCCCCCTAGTCTCCTCAATGGCCTCTCCCAAAGCTATATATGGCGTCTGGACCCCCGGGGTAGAATTTGTccaaacaccctggagaggacacAGAAAAGACAGGTGAGTCACTTTACCACAGCACTCCTCACTCAACAGAGTATGCACACATTTGCTTAGTTTTTCCTCACCATTAGCTCATTGCTCTGTGGTAATCATTATGCTCCTCCACAGGCACCAGCAACCAACCTCACTCAtcaatgaggagcagctgtgcagagccCAAAACAAAGGCCACATACCAATCGccaaaatgctcaataaatataattaaaacttcTTGTGTGCAAACTTATTGCTGTGCAAATCTCTGCTTAAAGTGCGAATGCTAAATAAAGTGTTTGTTAATACAGTGCAGAAATACCTTTTAAGTGCCATACAGTACTATATATGTAAAATAGTCCCAGTAATGAAGATCTCTTCATTACatttcctccctcctctctTAAAAGCACAGTACCTCAGTCCTCCGACATTCTGGATAAACAGTCAGCAACCACATTAGCCTTCCCTGGCTTGTACTGCACCGTGAAATCAAATGGCTGCAGTGCCAAGTACCATCCAGCGATGCGGGCGTTGGCATCCCTCATTTGTCTCAACCACTGGAGGGCACGATGGTCAGTCTCTAAAATAAAGTGACGTCCCAAAAGATAGTACCTTAGAGCCTCGATAGCCCATTTCATGGCCAAACACTCCTTTTCCACTGTTGAATATCTTGTCTCCCTGTCAAGCAGCTTCCGACTCAGAAACACCACAGGTCTTCTTTCACCGTCCACCTCTTGTTGAAGAACGGCTCCAAGCCCCACTCCTGAAGCGTCTGTTTGTAAGATGAATGGCTTAGTGAAGTCTGGTGTGTGTAAAACTGGATGAGTACATACTGCTTGCTTGAGATCCTTAAACGCTCGATCACAGTCTTCCCTCCAGCACACTTTGTTGGGGGCTGCACCCTTTGTTAGATTGTtcagtacagctgatcgctctgcAAAAGAAGGTATGAATTTCCGGTACCAACCCACTAAACCAAGAAATCCTCTCACCTTCTTCTTGGTCGTTGGAACTGGGAAGGAATGTATTGCGTCCATCTTCCACACTTGAGGCTTTATTTTCCCAAACCCAATGACAAAACCCAAATACTCCACTTCTCTCTTAGCTACATTACACTTCTTTGGGTTAACAGTCAGTCCAGCCAACCTGATGCGGTGTAGCACCTCCTGCAGGTGAGTCAGATGCTCCTCCCAAGACCGGCTATACACCACAACATCATCTAAATATGCTGCAGAAAATGCTGAAACATCTCTCAGTACATGATCCATTAAACGTTGGAATGTTGCGGGCGCACCCTGGAGCCCAAATGGCATGACTCTAAATTGGTACATACCAAAAGGAGTTTTGAAGGCCGTCAGCTCTCTCGCTTCTGGTGCCAAAGCCACTTGCCAGTATCCTTTGCACAGATCCAGCGTTGTGATGTAACTTGCCGAACCGACTTTCTCCAGTAAGTCGTCCACCCTGGGCATCGGGTACGGGTCAAAGTTGGACACAGcatttaaatgtctaaaatcTATACAAAATCTCAGGGAGGCGTCTTTCTTTGGCACCAGCACAATCGGGCTGCACCACTCACTCCTAGACTCTTCAATTATTCCCAACTCCAAcatcagctttatttctttttccagtACCGGAACCAAACGTTCTGGTATGCGATAGCTCTTTTGCCGACTCGGTGCATCTTCTTTCAGCCGAATCTTATGTTGGACCAGTGATGTAAATCCTGGAACTTCTTTAAAGAGCTGAGGGTCCAAGAACGGTTTGATTTTTTCCTGCTCAGTAGGAGACAGATGAGAAACGTCAACCAAAGCACAGTCTGACATGCTAGTTGGGAGAAATTTTTCAGTCACTTCCTCATCCTTAACTGCTCTCACAAATAACTCCTGGTGCACAGGCTCTTGTCGGCTGCGAAACTCTTTCAACAAGTTGACATGAAAAGTCTGATGCTTTTTAGCTCTTTCCGGCATGTACAGTTCATAAACCACTTTACTCACTTGTTTGGTGATTTCATATGGTCCATGCCATTTTgtcagcagcttgttgtcacTGGTAGGCAACAGTAACAGAACCTTCTGTCCTGGCAAGAAGACTCTGTCTCTGGCCTTCTGATCGTACCATGTCTTTTGATGTTGTTGAGCTGCTTTCAGGTTGTCCTGTGCAAAAGATGCCATTTCCTGCAACCGCTCTCTCATGTTAATGACGTATGCTGCAATGTTTTCACCCTCTGGCTTAGCGTCTTCCCAACAGTCCTTCAGTAGATCCAGCGGACCTCTCACTTGGCGGCCATACAATAACTCAAAGGGTGAAAAACCTGTAGACACTTGTGGAACCTCCCGGTAAGCAAATAACAGGTACGGCAGCCATTGGTCCCAGTCGGCACCTGTGTCAGAGACAAACTTGCGCAGCATATTTTTAAGAGTCTGATTATATCTTTCCACTAACCCGTCCGTCTGGGGGTGGTAAGGGGTGGTCTTAAGTCCTTTAATCCCTAATAATTTATAAACCTGCTGCAAAAGTTTGGACAAAAAATTTGTTCCACAATCTGTGAGAATTTCTCTTGGTATTCCTACTCTAGAGAACAACTGCAGAAGACAGTTAGCAACATGTCGGGCTTTAATGGATCTGAGAGGAAAAGCCTCAGGGTACCGTGTCGCATAGTCACATATCACCAATATGTAACGGCAACCTGTAGAGCTCCTCTCTAATGGACCCACAATATCCATGCCTAGCCTCTCAAACGGTGTCTCAATAATTGGCAGCGGCTGTAGGTGGGCTCGGGTTACTCGTCTGCCAGAAGTCAACTGACATTTTCCACAGGAACTACAAAATTTTGAAATCTGGGTATACATTCCCGGCCAGACAAAACGGCTACTGATTCTACTCAGCGTCTTATGAAAAGCCATATGACCTGCCCATGGAATTGAGTGGCCCAGCTCCATGACTTTGTACCTGAACTGTTGTGGAAGGGCTAATGCGTCACCCTGTCCCTTCTTCTGATACAAAATGCCTCCTTTAATAATGTAAACTGCATCTTCCACGAAGTCTAACCGGCGCTGATGAGTTCCCCCCCCAGTTACTTTTTCAAACCACGGTTTTAAAGTAGGATCATCTCTCTGGAGTGCACCTACATCTGAGGGAATGTCAAACTCCAACAAGTTATTTGGCTTAGACAACTGTCCTATCCCTTCATCACCTGAGCCTTTGAATTTCTCCATTCTTTTCTGAGCTCTtgactttttagtttttcccGGCTCTATTTCCAGAGACTCCCCATAAAAAGGCAGCTCTTCCAACACAGTCTTTGCACTTTGAGCTCTTGTGACTATATTACAAGGTTTCAGTGATTCTACTGGTATATCAGATTTTGGGCATAAATCCTGGGCCTCTCTGTTGGTAAGCCCTTTGGGTTCATATTCTGACTGGTGAATAAGGTCAAAAAGAGTGGGGATATCATTACCAAGTATAACGGAGTACGGCAAAGAGGGAACTACAGCTACATGTACCAAGTATGTTTGACCTCCCACTGTCAAATACACCTCAGCACTTGGGTAGACATGTTCATCTCCATGTACACATTTTATCTTAACCCCCACCCCACTTAGCTTTTCTTCAGAGATTAAGCTAGCATGCACTAGAGACTGGAAGCACCCAGAATCAAGCAAAGCTTCTTCTTTTTGCCCATTCACTAGAACAGAAACTGTACAAACCTTCTTTTGCACAGCCTCAATAGCTGGTCTTGGCACTGAACACAAAAGTGATGGCTTTGATTTAAGGGCGGGGCAAAAATGTTGCGTATGGCCAAAGCCATTACAATTGTAACATCTAATATCTTGCGCAGAAGACTTGTGAAATGACTTTTTTACATTAGGAGGTCTTTGAGAAGGGAGCTGCTttgaactagaaaaatttctagCCTGACTTTGACCAGAGCCCTGTTCACCCCCAGTGGACTTACTTGATGGGGCATAGTGAGTCTCTCGGCCAAAATAGGTGCTCTTGCTCCCCTTCCTGGCTGACGTGAAGACCTCTGCAAGAGTAGCTGCTTCTTTTGCCGTCTTCGGGTCGCGCTCACGGATCCAGATCTCCAACTCTGGATTAACCATTCTTAAAAACTGCTCCAGAATTATCTGCTCGGATATTTCTTGCACAGTACATTTATCAGGTTTAATCCATCTTGAAAACAAGTCTTTTAATCGCACATAAAGTTCACGTGGCGTCTCACCTGCTTCAATCTTCAGGCATCTGAAGCGGCGTCGATACGTATCAGCAGTGATTTCATATTTTGCCAGAATtgcctctttcactttttcatAGTCCTCAGAGTCAGCCATATCCATTAGAACATAGGCTGTGCGGGCCTTACCGGTCAACAAAGGGACCAGACGAACCGCCCACTCATCTCTAGCCCAGCGACACACCTGGGCCATCCTCTCGAACGTCGTCAGGAAATGCTCAATGTCATCATCCGTGGATAAGGGAAGAAACTTTGGTTCAATTATGGTCCTGGAACCACGAGCCAGCTGGACATCACCACCATCTGATTCTTCTGTAGGTGCTTCAGATGTCGTGGGTTGAAGATGTGCTTCTGATACATCAGATTTTCCAAGTACAGCATGCACTTGAAGCTGCATTTGTTGGAATTGATGCTGTATGCTTTTCCACCTCTGCTCCTGGCGGGAAAAATCTTTATCAATCTTCAGGTCTCTAGCCACTTGAGACCGCATCATAGATTTCACCATCACCGCCAGTTCCTCCAACTTATCTTCAGGGTTGGTTGTTGCCATTGTCTCCATTTCAGAGGAAGCTCCAGCTCCTTCCTCAGGCTCTCCCTCTTGGGCTGgcttttttcctcctctggtCATCATCTTCTCTGGCATGAAcatcccactcctgacaccacTTGTCACATGGACGACCTTGAGCGGTTGGGTTTTTGTTCAGTGAGACAGAGTCTTGAACCAGAGTCAGGTGGAGAACAGCAGCAGTTTATTTTTCCACTCAGCATCCACACAACACTGTCCTTCACAGCTGACACTGCAGTCTTAAATAGTCCCAGCTGTGACGGACCAAACCATATTAAATTGACAGGGGAATCTCTTAATCAATCTCCAccaatttacataaaatacattttattaaataccatacttctatttactttttataaatatttttccattttatcattACACCTTAAAtaaacaccacaaaaaaaaacaacaattcccCCCTAGTCTCCTCAATGGCCTCTCCCAAAGCTATATATGGCGTCTGGACCCCCGGGGTAGAATTTGTccaaacaccctggagaggacacAGAAAAGACAGGTGAGTCACTTTACCACAGCACTCCTCACTCAACAGAGTATGCACACATTTGCTTAGTTTTTCCTCACCATTAGCTCATTGCTCTGTGGTAATCATTATGCTCCTCCACAGGCACCAGCAACCAACCTCACTCAtcaatgaggagcagctgtgcagagccCAAAACAAAGGCCACATACCAATCGccaaaatgctcaataaatataattaaaacttcTTGTGTGCAAACTTATTGCTGTGCAAATCTCTGCTTAAAGTGCGAATGCTAAATAAAGTGTTTGTTAATACAGTGCAGAAATACCTTTTAAGTGCCATACAGTACTATATATGTAAAATAGTCCCAGTAATGAAGATCTCTTCATTacatcaatcatattatacaaattggtcaaaaatatcctatataagggaaccagttggttgcatcaagtctctccaagcagcattcacttctcctgaaagagcgtagagccacagtggacagtcgtctgcattgttgatggctttgcagcaatccctcatactgagcatgcatgaagcgacagtggagaggaaaactcccctttaacagggaggagaacctccagcagaaccagaaccaggctcagtgtgaacgctcatctgcctccacccactggggcttagagaagacagagcagagacacagaaagcacagaagctcacattgacccaggagtactttctatgttagatggtaatagaggatgatctgcctcccctgaatgatgtcacagctaacagaacgccaggcgttcagatatttatttttgtttgtgggTGTTTTTGGGAGGGTGACCGGCTTGTTTCCCGCTCCACGGCTGAGGAAGCAGGCCGAGCGTTAACTCGCTGGAAACTACGACATTACTGCTGTTTCCTGCTGAGGTTTGTCCCCCGAAAAACAGGGTAAGTTATTAACGTGTCAAATAAAAGTACATTCACctttttggttttgttctgGTTTTGGTAATTCTTACTTGTTCCAGAGCATCAAACTATTTTttacaacacagaaacaacctgaacaaatagaaaaagcactttttaaaatgacgaTTTTATTTTCCCATCCATCGTCTTTTCTCGCTGGTCCTTGCAGGGTCACGGGtggctggtgcctgtctccagcagtcactAGGTGACAGGCAGGGTACAGCCTGGTCGGACCACCAGGGATGGACTGGTGCACTCACACCCaagagaaattttgaaaaatatattgtttttaatgtttttggaaggaagctggagtaTCCCCGTCACATGGACTCCATGCAGAATGTCTCCAGGTTGGGATTTGAAACcatgaccttcttgctgcaaggcaacagtggtACCAACTGcatcactgtgcagccctttgATTTGAAAACCATCCAAACTATACTAATTAAATCATTTCAGAACAACAGAgtcttgctaattgcctctagtttccacctcttgtctgtatatatatatatatatatatatatatggttatACTACACTTCCTTGACTGTTCAAAGTAAAAGTTGCAATATACAGATCTGGTCTCAAGGTTTTCTGATTGCTTTTGATGTTGCAGCAGTGGGAGTAAAATCTGTAGTTGatgacccattttttttttttttacatctcaaCAACAGAAGTCAACAATTGTTAGTGACAGAAAGGAGCAGTGAGGTGAGACTGCAGAGCTTGTTTCCCTCAGGATGGCTGACATTTCTCCTGCTCTGGTGCGCAATCAGATTACATGAGAACACGTCTGTCCGCCtcacaaacacatgcacatacaaatgtaGAAGACAAAAAGTTCATCACTTCAAATGGCAAAAGTAACGGCGGTACGGCGGCAAAGAGAAGCTGCGTTGTTAATCCAGTGTCTGTAAAGCATCCACCTGGAGCGTCTGGCGTTTTTTAATAACACACAGCCGCTGTTTCCTTTCCTGAAAGTCCGATGATCAGCGGTTGCCTAAT
This Fundulus heteroclitus isolate FHET01 chromosome 19, MU-UCD_Fhet_4.1, whole genome shotgun sequence DNA region includes the following protein-coding sequences:
- the LOC118567000 gene encoding uncharacterized protein LOC118567000, with translation MFMPEKMMTRGGKKPAQEGEPEEGAGASSEMETMATTNPEDKLEELAVMVKSMMRSQVARDLKIDKDFSRQEQRWKSIQHQFQQMQLQVHAVLGKSDVSEAHLQPTTSEAPTEESDGGDVQLARGSRTIIEPKFLPLSTDDDIEHFLTTFERMAQVCRWARDEWAVRLVPLLTGKARTAYVLMDMADSEDYEKVKEAILAKYEITADTYRRRFRCLKIEAEISEQIILEQFLRMVNPELEIWIRERDPKTAKEAATLAEVFTSARKGSKSTYFGRETHYAPSSKSTGGEQGSGQSQARNFSSSKQLPSQRPPNVKKSFHKSSAQDIRCYNCNGFGHTQHFCPALKSKPSLLCSVPRPAIEAVQKKVCTVSVLVNGQKEEALLDSGCFQSLVHASLISEEKLSGVGVKIKCVHGDEHVYPSAEVYLTVGGQTYLVHVAVVPSLPYSVILGNDIPTLFDLIHQSEYEPKGLTNREAQDLCPKSDIPVESLKPCNIVTRAQSAKTVLEELPFYGESLEIEPGKTKKSRAQKRMEKFKGSGDEGIGQLSKPNNLLEFDIPSDVGALQRDDPTLKPWFEKVTGGGTHQRRLDFVEDAVYIIKGGILYQKKGQGDALALPQQFRYKVMELGHSIPWAGHMAFHKTLSRISSRFVWPGMYTQISKFCSSCGKCQLTSGRRVTRAHLQPLPIIETPFERLGMDIVGPLERSSTGCRYILVICDYATRYPEAFPLRSIKARHVANCLLQLFSRVGIPREILTDCGTNFLSKLLQQVYKLLGIKGLKTTPYHPQTDGLVERYNQTLKNMLRKFVSDTGADWDQWLPYLLFAYREVPQVSTGFSPFELLYGRQVRGPLDLLKDCWEDAKPEGENIAAYVINMRERLQEMASFAQDNLKAAQQHQKTWYDQKARDRVFLPGQKVLLLLPTSDNKLLTKWHGPYEITKQVSKVVYELYMPERAKKHQTFHVNLLKEFRSRQEPVHQELFVRAVKDEEGDKIFNSGKGVFGHEMGYRGSKWLRQMRDANARIAGWYLALQPFDFTVQYKPGKANVVADCLSRMSED